One region of Thiomonas intermedia genomic DNA includes:
- a CDS encoding sterol desaturase family protein, whose product MDSLLLLALAPVFLGFIAWEAWYLRRAGRSHYTWADTTSNAALALMHQGADALAWLLTFGLFVGLWRHRLFDIPASWWSVALLVVAQDLFYYGFHRTSHRVRWLWASHVTHHSSERLNLSTAFRQSLTYPISGMWLFWLPLAFIGFAPAHIVTVVALNLAFQFFVHTEAVGRLGWLEAVFNTPSHHRVHHARNPQYIDRNYAGVFIIWDKLFGSFTPEDPADPCVYGITHPVRSHNPITLTFHEWRAMLGDAVRARGLRARLVQLFGPPDRALSAQGPPEQTAAQRSAQMSQGLDHRE is encoded by the coding sequence ATGGACAGCCTTCTCCTGCTCGCGCTTGCCCCCGTGTTTCTGGGCTTCATCGCCTGGGAGGCCTGGTATCTGCGGCGCGCGGGCCGCAGCCATTACACCTGGGCCGACACGACATCCAACGCCGCGCTCGCCTTGATGCATCAGGGGGCCGATGCGCTGGCCTGGCTGCTGACCTTCGGCCTGTTCGTCGGGCTCTGGCGGCACCGGCTGTTTGACATTCCGGCAAGCTGGTGGAGTGTGGCGCTGCTGGTGGTGGCGCAGGACCTTTTCTATTACGGGTTTCATCGCACCAGCCACCGCGTGCGCTGGCTTTGGGCTTCGCATGTGACGCATCACTCGTCGGAGCGGCTCAACCTCTCGACCGCCTTCCGCCAAAGCCTCACCTATCCGATTTCGGGCATGTGGCTGTTCTGGCTGCCGCTGGCCTTCATCGGTTTTGCGCCTGCCCATATCGTGACCGTGGTGGCGCTCAATCTGGCCTTCCAGTTTTTCGTGCACACCGAGGCCGTCGGCAGGTTGGGTTGGCTCGAAGCGGTGTTCAACACCCCATCGCATCACCGGGTGCACCACGCGCGCAATCCGCAATACATCGATCGCAACTACGCCGGAGTCTTCATCATCTGGGACAAGCTGTTCGGCAGCTTCACCCCGGAAGATCCGGCCGATCCCTGCGTGTATGGCATCACCCATCCGGTGCGCAGCCACAACCCCATCACGCTGACGTTTCACGAGTGGCGGGCCATGCTGGGCGACGCCGTTCGGGCGCGTGGCCTCAGAGCGCGCCTGGTCCAGCTTTTCGGCCCGCCCGACCGGGCATTGAGCGCGCAGGGGCCGCCTGAACAGACCGCGGCACAGCGCTCAGCCCAGATGTCGCAGGGCTTGGATCACCGCGAGTAG
- a CDS encoding PQQ-binding-like beta-propeller repeat protein, which translates to MAPSDAGTVTTSQPRPQVVIAIGNSQSMDGDLSGAIMTGSGNLSSGLTSLYNSSSPVNYSVPSGFSPPMTPSQTASAPYTYNNNGTLVDNGASRLNVAKAGITSTLSKYLSSMDFALADYSTTGTSLYTTWVYYMSPPNGFTFANSLPTNGFTSYSTYQSFVAANPSPSPAPTRWVNNPCYQYGSASSSVKSYCTSLSQSGLYGSSSSSAASTLSGNKYMQIGASSDDPNVNDVLYAGGLSGLFVSYNGPNPATPYPPNFSLSNYKNGSIYVSYKNTSPNNGGFGTSPTNAGYVPYSPQVVYAQRGFGYYVQGLSATTGATVVSMTNLGTNPSTTTVNTAMVPFTSALQPETNSSSSKEIKALAYQSPTAGLVQGAGNILKNLTASCAGQYVILVTDGLPTMDLNMNNWPPLGSAAGQGYGVNAAFYGVAGNTAYGINDDSGNVPNGQTQGGLDISKTNDQALIDTINAIAALNKKGIKTYVVGLGAGVDANANLAAYAALNAMAIAGGTGTEYPANNVAAFNTALGSIAAQIFSSTAISAPVAPSKIQAGSLIYTASSNNTPGSIGGHIQAFQTVAAPTNAASAPIGTPTGPAQWDAGDGPHMTASARQTDLLTTTATASGTGPGSGGIDTLQNVGGNSSSANYSPSSFALSATTCVPNLKTLLAYTVDPSFNSTGDTTNTAALGFPNGVSGCSYLAGRQLNWMLGSLSANDQVNYLGAPSNANNASIGGYGTFANNNKGRENLLTFTSNDGFLYAVDAKTGNLVWGWMPKVFLPGLQSYTQFQSAQNFDGGYTLVDAVNTTSAPKAANWATYVVGTAQGGAYHYALKLSSNTLSSSTTPATPVAQTWGITVSGGSSPQMQAPVIVNIGGMQYAVFVVNTTTGSGASAITTSTLYEVNVATGQAASGSTLSAALNMGSNVYVSSALSYDSGTQTLWMGDNQGGIWALNLSGTAPQDAALLQNYGTTSPAAAINYLGYAMVSGVPYVWTASQSQITVFALSGANSRILWASSNQTGLQYSNGSLQPVSSNVVMPLQANGQISAAPAISYGTLVVPVYVPPAATSCGLGNGYHDYFDLGSGGLPKIPPVINGVAITNGIVNLGAGVPLSPSGFATSSGLVMYGQTNTNQTPVVVNFNARVRNPPIAWRQY; encoded by the coding sequence ATGGCACCAAGCGACGCCGGCACCGTGACGACGAGCCAGCCACGCCCGCAAGTGGTCATCGCCATCGGCAACTCGCAATCCATGGACGGCGACCTGAGCGGCGCCATCATGACAGGCTCGGGCAATCTCTCCAGCGGCTTGACCAGCCTGTACAACAGCAGTTCGCCGGTGAACTACTCGGTGCCCTCGGGCTTCTCTCCGCCGATGACCCCGAGCCAGACGGCCTCGGCGCCCTATACCTACAACAATAACGGAACCCTGGTGGACAACGGCGCCAGCCGTCTGAACGTGGCCAAGGCCGGCATTACCAGCACTCTGTCCAAATATCTGTCGAGCATGGATTTTGCGCTAGCGGATTACTCAACGACTGGCACCAGCCTCTACACCACTTGGGTGTATTACATGTCGCCGCCCAACGGCTTCACGTTTGCCAATAGCCTGCCCACCAACGGCTTCACCAGTTACTCGACCTACCAGAGCTTCGTCGCCGCCAACCCAAGCCCCAGTCCCGCACCAACACGCTGGGTGAACAACCCCTGCTATCAATACGGCAGCGCGTCGTCGTCGGTCAAGAGTTACTGCACGAGTCTGTCGCAATCGGGCCTATACGGGAGTTCCAGTAGCAGCGCGGCCAGCACGCTATCGGGCAACAAATACATGCAGATTGGAGCCTCTAGTGATGACCCGAACGTCAACGATGTGCTCTATGCAGGTGGATTGTCGGGCTTGTTCGTCTCCTACAACGGCCCCAATCCGGCTACGCCCTATCCACCCAATTTCAGCCTGAGCAACTACAAGAACGGCTCGATCTACGTTTCCTACAAGAACACCTCCCCCAATAATGGCGGTTTTGGCACCAGCCCGACCAATGCCGGCTATGTGCCGTATTCGCCGCAGGTCGTCTATGCCCAGCGCGGCTTTGGCTACTACGTTCAAGGCCTCAGTGCCACGACCGGCGCCACCGTGGTGTCCATGACCAATCTGGGCACCAACCCCAGCACCACGACCGTGAACACGGCGATGGTGCCTTTCACGTCGGCGCTGCAGCCCGAGACCAACAGTTCCTCGTCAAAAGAAATCAAGGCGCTGGCCTATCAGTCGCCCACTGCAGGCCTGGTGCAGGGTGCGGGCAATATTCTGAAAAATCTCACCGCCTCATGTGCGGGCCAGTACGTCATTCTGGTGACAGATGGTCTGCCCACCATGGATCTGAATATGAACAATTGGCCGCCGCTGGGCAGTGCTGCGGGGCAGGGTTACGGGGTGAACGCGGCCTTTTATGGCGTTGCCGGCAACACCGCCTATGGCATCAACGACGACAGCGGCAACGTGCCCAACGGTCAGACCCAGGGCGGACTGGATATCAGCAAGACCAACGACCAGGCGTTGATCGACACCATCAACGCCATTGCCGCGCTGAACAAGAAGGGAATCAAGACCTATGTCGTCGGCCTGGGCGCGGGGGTGGATGCCAATGCCAATCTGGCCGCCTATGCCGCACTTAATGCGATGGCGATTGCAGGAGGCACGGGAACGGAATACCCGGCCAACAACGTCGCGGCTTTCAACACGGCACTGGGCAGCATCGCCGCCCAGATTTTCAGCAGCACGGCCATATCGGCACCTGTTGCACCTTCGAAAATTCAGGCTGGCTCTCTGATCTACACGGCATCGTCCAACAACACCCCTGGATCGATCGGCGGGCACATTCAGGCCTTCCAGACTGTAGCCGCCCCGACCAACGCTGCCAGCGCGCCGATCGGCACGCCCACCGGCCCAGCGCAGTGGGACGCGGGAGATGGCCCCCACATGACGGCGTCGGCCCGCCAGACGGACCTCCTGACCACTACGGCAACCGCGTCTGGCACAGGGCCTGGCTCTGGCGGCATCGACACCCTGCAAAACGTCGGCGGCAACAGCAGCAGCGCCAACTACAGCCCTTCTTCTTTCGCCCTGAGTGCCACGACCTGCGTGCCCAATCTGAAGACTCTATTGGCATACACCGTCGACCCGTCGTTCAACTCGACGGGAGACACGACCAACACGGCCGCGCTGGGTTTTCCCAACGGGGTATCGGGTTGCTCCTATCTGGCCGGACGACAGCTCAACTGGATGCTTGGAAGTCTCAGCGCCAACGATCAGGTGAACTACCTTGGTGCGCCCTCGAATGCAAACAACGCATCGATCGGCGGCTATGGCACCTTCGCCAACAACAACAAGGGCCGCGAAAACCTCCTCACCTTCACGAGCAATGACGGGTTTCTGTATGCCGTCGATGCCAAGACGGGCAACCTGGTCTGGGGTTGGATGCCCAAGGTGTTCCTGCCCGGCTTGCAGTCCTACACCCAGTTTCAGTCGGCGCAAAACTTCGATGGCGGCTACACCCTGGTCGATGCCGTCAACACCACGTCGGCCCCGAAGGCGGCCAACTGGGCCACTTACGTCGTCGGCACGGCCCAGGGCGGCGCTTACCACTATGCGCTCAAGCTCAGCAGCAATACGTTATCGTCGAGCACCACTCCCGCGACCCCCGTTGCACAGACCTGGGGCATCACCGTCTCGGGTGGCAGTTCTCCCCAGATGCAGGCACCAGTCATCGTGAACATCGGAGGCATGCAATACGCAGTGTTCGTCGTCAATACCACCACGGGCAGCGGCGCATCGGCCATCACCACCAGCACGCTGTACGAAGTGAACGTGGCAACAGGGCAGGCGGCATCAGGGTCCACGCTGTCTGCCGCGCTGAACATGGGCAGCAACGTCTACGTCAGTAGCGCCTTGAGCTACGACTCGGGCACGCAGACACTGTGGATGGGCGACAACCAGGGCGGCATCTGGGCCTTGAATCTCTCGGGAACCGCTCCGCAGGACGCGGCGCTTCTGCAAAATTACGGCACCACTTCGCCCGCCGCAGCGATCAATTACCTTGGCTACGCCATGGTCAGCGGTGTGCCGTATGTATGGACGGCCTCGCAAAGCCAGATTACCGTGTTCGCCCTCTCCGGCGCGAATTCACGCATCCTCTGGGCCAGTAGCAATCAAACCGGCCTGCAGTACAGCAATGGTTCGCTGCAACCCGTCTCCAGCAATGTGGTCATGCCGCTGCAGGCCAATGGGCAGATTTCTGCGGCACCGGCCATCAGTTATGGCACGTTGGTCGTTCCTGTGTATGTTCCACCGGCAGCGACGTCTTGCGGCCTGGGTAACGGTTACCACGATTATTTTGATCTCGGCTCCGGCGGACTGCCCAAGATACCGCCGGTCATCAATGGCGTAGCCATCACCAACGGCATTGTGAACCTTGGAGCAGGCGTCCCGTTGTCACCGAGTGGGTTTGCCACCAGTTCGGGTCTGGTCATGTATGGTCAAACGAATACCAACCAAACACCCGTGGTTGTCAACTTCAATGCCCGTGTCCGGAATCCACCCATCGCCTGGCGCCAATATTGA
- a CDS encoding TIGR04325 family methyltransferase has translation MHLLEQAHATLDRLAELPPLGQLRRQRAEATFASNTDANLFRGIYATFDAAQASAPSTRPLGYDNADAAGMYLERIKRIYPSDYPVIFWLQKLFAQGQSSVFDLGGHIGIGYYGYQRYLDYPAKLRWTVSDVPAVMVRGMEIARERDPAGRLGFNGDFVGAGGVDVLLALGVLQYLPDTLTQRLAALAQGGAQLPRHIILNLTPLHVLDNGGQDYFTLQSIGTAFCPYRIAAYAPFLEGLTRLGYQIVDRWQNPDKHCHIAFEPEHSLDVYHGFYLRRCA, from the coding sequence ATGCACCTGCTCGAACAAGCTCACGCCACCCTCGACCGCCTGGCCGAACTGCCGCCTCTGGGGCAACTCCGGCGCCAGCGGGCCGAGGCCACCTTTGCCAGCAATACCGACGCCAATCTGTTCCGGGGCATCTACGCCACGTTTGATGCCGCACAGGCCAGCGCGCCGAGCACGCGGCCGCTGGGCTACGACAACGCCGACGCCGCCGGCATGTATCTGGAGCGCATCAAGCGCATCTATCCCAGCGACTATCCCGTCATCTTCTGGCTGCAGAAGCTGTTCGCCCAGGGGCAGAGTTCGGTGTTCGATCTGGGCGGGCATATCGGCATCGGCTACTACGGCTATCAGCGTTACCTCGACTATCCCGCCAAGCTGCGCTGGACGGTGAGCGACGTGCCCGCCGTCATGGTGCGCGGCATGGAGATCGCCCGCGAACGCGACCCCGCAGGGCGCCTGGGTTTCAACGGCGACTTCGTCGGCGCGGGCGGTGTGGATGTGCTGCTGGCACTGGGCGTGCTGCAGTACCTGCCCGACACCCTGACGCAGCGGCTGGCCGCACTGGCGCAGGGCGGGGCGCAACTGCCGCGCCACATCATCCTCAACCTCACGCCGCTGCATGTGCTCGACAACGGTGGGCAGGATTACTTCACCCTGCAGAGCATCGGCACCGCCTTCTGCCCCTACCGCATCGCCGCCTACGCGCCCTTTCTCGAAGGCCTCACGCGGCTGGGCTACCAGATCGTCGACCGCTGGCAAAACCCCGACAAGCACTGCCACATCGCCTTCGAACCCGAGCACTCGCTCGACGTGTATCACGGGTTTTATCTGCGGCGGTGTGCCTAA
- a CDS encoding DMT family transporter: MNRSLSFPQALGALGVAAMAWGGMLPLAKALMLHMDVFVMTAIRYGLAAPLFLLALAWKEGRPALRLDGRGWQLAALGSLGFAGFNLLGYEGLRHTQPQQAAIIIALMPLLSALVNWALNGVRPSAGTWASIGLSLLGVALVLSNGNPAHLLADNHLGGDGLVLLGVLCWVIYTLAARRYPAWSSLRYTAWTCAFGALSIVGIAVLAVALGHADLPTLPVLRESAWGLAYLVLIAAFIAVLGWNAGIQRVGASVGVLFINFVPVTAFGIALFQGVHIGGAEVLGAGLVMLALLLNSALAHPRLKTLLSRRQPARICTQEV; the protein is encoded by the coding sequence ATGAATCGGAGTTTGAGCTTTCCCCAGGCGCTGGGGGCGTTGGGTGTGGCGGCGATGGCCTGGGGCGGCATGTTGCCGCTGGCCAAGGCCTTGATGCTGCACATGGATGTGTTCGTCATGACCGCCATCCGTTACGGGCTGGCGGCACCGCTCTTCCTGCTCGCCCTGGCCTGGAAGGAAGGTCGGCCTGCGCTTCGGCTCGACGGCCGCGGCTGGCAACTGGCCGCCCTGGGCAGCCTGGGCTTCGCCGGCTTCAATCTGCTGGGCTACGAAGGTCTGCGACACACCCAGCCTCAACAGGCCGCCATCATCATCGCGCTGATGCCGCTGCTCAGCGCCCTTGTCAACTGGGCGCTCAACGGGGTGCGACCCAGCGCGGGCACCTGGGCGAGCATCGGCCTGTCCTTGCTTGGCGTGGCGCTGGTGCTCAGCAACGGCAACCCCGCGCACCTTCTGGCGGATAACCACCTCGGCGGCGACGGCCTGGTGCTGCTGGGCGTGCTGTGCTGGGTGATCTATACGCTGGCGGCGCGCCGGTATCCGGCCTGGTCATCGCTGCGCTACACCGCCTGGACCTGCGCCTTCGGCGCCCTGAGCATCGTGGGCATCGCCGTTCTGGCGGTGGCCCTGGGCCATGCGGACTTGCCGACCCTGCCCGTCTTGCGGGAGTCGGCCTGGGGGCTTGCCTACCTCGTGTTGATCGCCGCCTTCATCGCGGTGCTGGGCTGGAATGCAGGCATCCAGCGCGTGGGCGCCTCGGTGGGCGTGCTGTTCATCAACTTCGTCCCGGTAACGGCCTTCGGCATCGCCTTGTTTCAGGGCGTGCACATCGGCGGCGCGGAAGTGCTCGGCGCGGGGCTGGTGATGCTGGCCCTGCTGCTCAACAGCGCGCTGGCGCATCCGCGCCTGAAGACCTTGCTGTCGCGCAGGCAGCCCGCGCGCATCTGCACGCAAGAAGTCTGA
- a CDS encoding PilW family protein — translation MALPLHRSELTPAPRLQRGLSLIELMVALVIGLIFSLAVLLVQSSLTKQNVAMSDAMQRDSQTRAALDLITRDLSNAGYFQNGPNLGNQCNLTLSYGANGGNAAVLAPAIAASEPSPLPTSSTLSAQTDPNLYTPPNGNTSVVLTMTMATSTPQVSPTGGGPVNVIFPGNAPTNAPPNGTNLVLNQLPAGVKAGDMGLLALKNFRFSGKTVCFQTPLSHIPAQSATQPNSVDSLNNSSLTPPINTPFQTKGYTGFQNALISAGLLSNGQTLQTKDFYGQGTVTLTDLGQPSTTNLQTVAYWVANQANSAGGQFPALMRAVINAQGAIVGQPVPVAAGVASLVALFGVGTPNSGVTQYLTGKDVQSQNQLGNIRSVWIALVTRSLHPDVNTQYQSPATIPVNLPTPNNGYGHAFDYQVPAGAGGYHYSVISTEVAVRNALWMSTP, via the coding sequence ATGGCGCTACCTCTACACCGCTCCGAACTTACGCCCGCACCGAGACTGCAGCGCGGCCTGAGCCTGATCGAATTAATGGTGGCCCTGGTCATCGGGCTGATCTTTTCCCTGGCCGTTCTCTTGGTGCAATCGTCGCTGACCAAGCAAAACGTCGCCATGAGTGATGCGATGCAGCGCGACTCACAAACCCGCGCCGCGCTCGATCTCATCACACGAGATTTGTCGAACGCCGGATATTTTCAGAACGGACCGAATCTGGGCAACCAGTGCAATCTCACACTGTCCTACGGCGCCAACGGTGGCAATGCCGCAGTGCTGGCACCGGCCATTGCCGCGTCCGAACCGAGCCCGCTGCCGACCTCCAGCACCCTGAGCGCGCAAACCGACCCCAATCTGTACACGCCCCCCAATGGCAATACCTCGGTCGTGCTGACCATGACCATGGCCACCTCCACCCCGCAGGTGAGCCCCACGGGGGGTGGCCCTGTGAATGTGATTTTTCCGGGCAACGCCCCGACCAACGCTCCGCCCAACGGCACGAATCTGGTACTCAATCAGCTCCCCGCAGGCGTCAAGGCGGGGGATATGGGTCTTTTGGCTCTGAAAAATTTCCGGTTCTCCGGCAAGACCGTGTGTTTCCAGACTCCCCTCAGCCACATTCCGGCGCAATCGGCCACGCAGCCGAATTCGGTGGACAGCCTGAACAACTCCTCGCTAACCCCTCCGATCAACACTCCGTTTCAAACCAAGGGCTACACCGGTTTTCAGAACGCGCTGATCAGCGCCGGATTGCTCAGCAATGGGCAAACCCTTCAAACCAAGGATTTCTACGGCCAGGGCACGGTCACGCTCACCGATCTCGGACAACCCAGCACGACCAACCTGCAAACCGTCGCGTACTGGGTAGCCAATCAAGCCAATAGTGCGGGCGGCCAGTTCCCAGCACTGATGCGGGCAGTCATCAATGCGCAAGGTGCAATCGTCGGCCAGCCCGTGCCGGTTGCCGCTGGCGTGGCAAGCCTGGTCGCGCTGTTCGGTGTGGGCACACCGAACAGCGGCGTCACCCAATACCTCACCGGCAAGGATGTTCAGTCCCAGAATCAGCTTGGCAATATCCGCAGTGTCTGGATCGCCCTTGTCACACGCTCGCTGCACCCCGACGTCAACACCCAGTACCAATCCCCGGCGACCATTCCCGTCAACCTACCCACGCCGAACAATGGCTACGGGCATGCCTTCGACTATCAGGTTCCGGCAGGCGCTGGCGGCTATCACTACTCGGTGATCTCCACCGAAGTCGCGGTGCGAAATGCACTCTGGATGAGCACGCCATGA
- a CDS encoding LysR family transcriptional regulator, with the protein MLDLDACRTFARVVETHSFSEAARSLGMSLPVVSKQVARLEQQLGTRLLNRTTRHLSLSEAGSAFHTHCAQLLDIAQTAEAAVSQFHQSPRGQLRVSAPVAFANGSLAPLLPAFLERYPDVQLELDASDRQVDLAEDGFDLAIRLTARPPEGLVARPLHRIRRVACAADAYLQRRGTPLTPQDLAQHNCLIYPQAEGAGTWAFEQDGRALVVPVRGSLRSNSTEALRRAACGGVGVAYMRDYAVRQNLLDGSLREVLAAYAPPSRAELFALYLPNRYLPPKVRVFIDYLVDSFDQP; encoded by the coding sequence ATGCTCGACCTGGATGCATGCCGCACCTTCGCCCGCGTGGTGGAGACGCATTCCTTCTCCGAGGCCGCCCGCAGCCTGGGCATGTCGCTGCCCGTGGTGAGCAAACAGGTGGCGCGCCTGGAGCAACAACTGGGCACGCGCCTGCTCAACCGCACCACGCGGCATCTCAGCCTCAGCGAGGCGGGCTCGGCGTTTCACACGCATTGCGCCCAACTGCTCGACATCGCCCAGACGGCCGAAGCCGCGGTGAGCCAGTTTCATCAGTCGCCGCGCGGGCAGTTGCGGGTGAGTGCGCCCGTGGCCTTCGCCAACGGCAGCCTGGCGCCGCTGCTGCCGGCCTTTCTCGAACGCTACCCCGACGTGCAGCTCGAACTCGACGCCAGTGACCGCCAGGTCGATCTGGCCGAAGACGGCTTCGATTTGGCGATCCGCCTGACCGCGCGCCCTCCCGAGGGGCTGGTGGCTCGGCCGCTGCACCGCATCCGCCGCGTGGCCTGTGCGGCCGACGCCTATCTGCAGCGGCGCGGCACGCCCCTGACCCCGCAGGATCTGGCGCAGCACAACTGCCTCATCTACCCCCAGGCTGAAGGCGCCGGCACCTGGGCGTTCGAGCAGGACGGCCGCGCGCTGGTCGTGCCGGTTCGGGGCAGCTTGCGCAGCAACAGCACCGAAGCCCTGCGCCGCGCCGCCTGCGGCGGCGTCGGCGTGGCGTACATGCGCGACTATGCGGTGCGCCAGAACCTGCTCGATGGCTCGCTGCGCGAAGTGCTCGCCGCCTACGCCCCGCCCAGCCGCGCCGAACTCTTCGCCCTCTACCTGCCCAACCGCTACCTGCCGCCCAAGGTGCGGGTGTTCATCGACTATCTTGTGGACTCTTTCGATCAGCCCTGA
- a CDS encoding type IV pilin protein, with translation MMFILPPPIQGKRLGGFTLLELLMALVLIGVLTAIALPIYSGYRLKIENAQVQQDVVSISAAIQSYWIYNRALPNTLADIGMGGKLYPCGNPYVYYNIEENGKGHARKDKALNPINTDFDPYRMGQNGQTKSQISNKVSLDDIIRANNGAYVGLASNY, from the coding sequence ATGATGTTCATTCTCCCACCCCCCATACAAGGCAAACGTCTGGGGGGCTTCACCCTTCTCGAGTTGTTGATGGCGCTGGTCTTGATCGGCGTACTCACGGCCATCGCCTTGCCCATCTACAGCGGCTATCGCCTCAAGATCGAAAATGCGCAGGTACAGCAAGACGTGGTATCCATCTCTGCGGCCATCCAGAGCTATTGGATTTATAACCGCGCGCTGCCCAACACCCTGGCCGACATTGGCATGGGGGGCAAACTCTACCCCTGCGGCAATCCTTACGTCTACTACAACATCGAGGAAAACGGCAAAGGCCACGCGCGCAAGGACAAGGCGCTCAATCCCATCAACACCGATTTCGACCCCTACCGCATGGGGCAAAACGGGCAGACCAAATCGCAGATCAGCAACAAGGTCAGCCTAGACGACATCATCCGTGCGAACAATGGCGCCTACGTCGGGCTCGCCTCCAACTATTGA
- a CDS encoding GspH/FimT family pseudopilin, with translation MTRTGRSHRGFTLIELMVTIGIAAILGLLVVPNLVSMVDSGKTAVLVNKFPQDVAWARNQAVTTQQAVEIDLTGIAANSCTWNTQVGGQPSGEHSMSPQQFNAQYPNVKCNITNPPATGKLIFDSQGFVSDGNNNPAAPIITVTAARGQTWTMQVLASGSVILSSNTAS, from the coding sequence ATGACCCGCACGGGCCGTTCGCACCGCGGCTTCACCCTCATCGAGCTGATGGTGACCATCGGCATCGCCGCCATCCTCGGTCTGCTGGTCGTGCCCAACCTGGTCAGCATGGTCGATTCCGGCAAGACCGCCGTGCTGGTCAACAAATTTCCGCAGGACGTGGCCTGGGCGCGCAATCAGGCCGTCACCACACAGCAGGCCGTGGAAATCGACCTCACCGGGATCGCAGCCAACTCATGCACCTGGAACACCCAGGTCGGGGGGCAACCCAGCGGTGAGCATTCCATGAGCCCCCAGCAGTTCAACGCGCAGTACCCCAACGTGAAATGCAACATCACCAACCCACCCGCCACCGGCAAGCTGATTTTCGACAGCCAGGGTTTTGTCAGTGACGGCAACAACAACCCCGCCGCGCCCATCATCACCGTGACGGCAGCACGAGGCCAGACCTGGACGATGCAGGTACTGGCATCCGGCAGTGTGATTCTCAGCAGCAATACCGCGTCATGA
- a CDS encoding type IV pilus modification PilV family protein, producing the protein MKPFKFQRRAEQAGLSLISVLVAIVIFGLGMLSIASLYSLTVPAQTANQEAIDSAALGNQLWATLQASPQVISLIGANTTQTYTSVSSAPAALQPMLSSIFTPGQPMFLPGASVKITTQAGADGNPCDVSIPTAPTCGVQMTVQWAAGDNGGGQRSQIFNYQVGF; encoded by the coding sequence ATGAAGCCCTTCAAATTCCAACGCCGCGCAGAGCAAGCCGGACTGTCGTTGATCAGCGTGCTGGTAGCCATCGTCATTTTCGGCCTGGGCATGCTCAGCATCGCCTCGCTCTACAGCCTTACGGTTCCTGCGCAAACGGCCAATCAGGAGGCGATCGACAGCGCCGCGCTTGGCAACCAGTTATGGGCGACCTTGCAGGCCAGCCCACAGGTCATTTCCCTAATCGGGGCCAACACCACGCAAACCTACACCTCCGTGTCGTCGGCGCCTGCTGCACTGCAACCCATGCTCAGCAGCATCTTCACACCGGGACAGCCGATGTTTTTGCCAGGAGCCTCGGTGAAGATCACCACGCAAGCTGGGGCTGATGGCAACCCATGCGATGTCTCCATCCCGACGGCGCCGACCTGCGGGGTGCAAATGACCGTCCAGTGGGCAGCAGGCGACAACGGCGGCGGGCAACGTTCCCAGATTTTCAACTATCAGGTGGGCTTCTGA
- a CDS encoding SRPBCC family protein has translation MPPTCIARASLRCSAAQAFDLSVDPERFAPLFRGYGPIPSIRRITALSPLAVGCTRLVANSDGSVLTEQVTALDRPGLHAYTLSGFRPPFSWLVCLGQARWTFVDSTVGCEVEWQYTFTPRGALSRWAVGLLLRCCMQPAMQRCLAAMHAQCAATRNPAGTPTP, from the coding sequence ATGCCGCCCACCTGCATTGCCCGCGCAAGTCTGCGCTGCAGCGCCGCGCAGGCGTTCGATCTTTCGGTCGACCCGGAGCGGTTTGCACCGCTGTTTCGCGGGTATGGGCCGATCCCGTCGATTCGCCGCATCACCGCGCTTTCGCCCCTGGCGGTGGGGTGCACCCGGCTGGTGGCCAATAGCGACGGATCGGTGCTGACCGAGCAGGTCACGGCACTCGACCGGCCGGGCCTGCACGCCTACACCCTGAGCGGCTTCCGGCCGCCGTTCTCCTGGCTGGTCTGCCTGGGCCAGGCGCGCTGGACCTTCGTCGACAGCACCGTAGGGTGCGAGGTCGAATGGCAATACACCTTCACGCCGCGTGGAGCCCTGTCGCGCTGGGCAGTCGGCCTGTTGTTGCGCTGTTGCATGCAGCCAGCCATGCAACGCTGTCTCGCGGCCATGCATGCGCAGTGCGCCGCGACTCGGAACCCTGCCGGCACCCCCACGCCCTGA